A stretch of the Lolium perenne isolate Kyuss_39 chromosome 3, Kyuss_2.0, whole genome shotgun sequence genome encodes the following:
- the LOC127344703 gene encoding jasmonate-induced oxygenase 2, with protein sequence MAMADCMQEWPEPVVRVQAVAESGLAAIPDCYVKPPRDRPAAQHLATAASADGDVLHEPLDTSIPVIDLGELVAATADEGRMRQIMEAVAAACREWGFFQVVNHGVAPELMHAAREAWRGFFRLPITAKQQYANLPRTYEGYGSRVGVQKGGPLDWGDYYFLHLAPDAGKSPDKYWPTNPAICKDVSEEYGREVIRLCELLMKVMSASLGLEATRFQEAFGGSECGVCLRANYYPRCPQPDLTLGLSAHSDPGVLTVLLADEHVRGLQVRRADGEWVTVQPARHDAFIVNVGDQIQILSNSMYKSVEHRVMVNAKEERISLALFYNPRGDVPIAPAPETVTPERPALYPSMTFDEYRAYIRKYGPRGKAQVEGAKQGQGS encoded by the exons ATGGCAATGGCGGACTGCATGCAGGAGTGGCCGGAGCCCGTGGTGCGCGTGCAGGCGGTGGCCGAGAGCGGTCTGGCCGCCATCCCCGACTGCTACGTCAAGCCGCCGCGCGACCGCCCAGCGGCGCAGCACCTGGCTACCGCCGCTTCTGCAGATGGCGACGTCCTCCATGAGCCTCTGGACACCAGCATTCCGGTGATCGACCTTGGCGAGCTCGTCGCGGCGACAGCCGACGAGGGCCGCATGCGCCAGATCATGGAGGCCGTGGCGGCGGCGTGCCGGGAGTGGGGGTTCTTCCAGGTGGTGAACCACGGGGTGGCGCCGGAGCTGATGCACGCGGCGCGGGAGGCGTGGCGCGGATTCTTCCGGCTGCCGATCACGGCGAAGCAGCAGTACGCCAACCTGCCGCGGACGTACGAGGGGTACGGCAGCCGAGTCGGCGTCCAGAAGGGCGGCCCCCTCGACTGGGGCGACTACTATTTCCTCCACCTCGCGCCGGACGCCGGCAAGAGCCCGGACAAGTACTGGCCCACCAATCCCGCCATCTGCAA GGATGTGTCGGAGGAGTACGGTCGTGAGGTGATCCGGTTGTGCGAGCTGCTGATGAAGGTGATGTCAGCGAGCCTGGGCCTAGAGGCGACGAGGTTCCAGGAGGCGTTCGGTGGATCAGAGTGCGGCGTGTGCCTTCGCGCCAACTACTACCCGCGGTGCCCGCAGCCGGATCTGACGCTGGGCCTGTCGGCGCACTCTGACCCGGGCGTCCTCACCGTGCTCCTCGCTGACGAGCACGTCCGCGGCCTCCAGGTCCGCCGCGCCGACGGCGAGTGGGTCACCGTGCAGCCCGCACGGCACGATGCCTTCATCGTCAACGTCGGCGACCAGATCCAG ATACTGAGCAACTCCATGTACAAGAGCGTGGAGCACCGGGTGATGGTGAACGCCAAGGAGGAGCGCATCTCCCTGGCGCTCTTCTACAACCCGCGAGGCGACGTCCCGAtcgcgccggcgccggagacggtgACGCCGGAGCGGCCGGCGCTCTACCCGTCCATGACCTTCGACGAGTACAGGGCCTACATCAGGAAGTACGGCCCCAGGGGCAAGGCGCAGGTCGAGGGTGCCAAGCAGGGACAAGGTAGCTAG